Part of the Panicum virgatum strain AP13 chromosome 4N, P.virgatum_v5, whole genome shotgun sequence genome is shown below.
CGCATATCATTCCTATCTTGAGGTTCGTATGTAACTTTTCATTCTTCTTAAACTCATTGAGTGCCTAATCACTGTGACACAATAGAAGTGCCCGACCAATTCTAGAATAGCTTAAGAGCTACTccaaaacttttctcccagtatGGGATAAACCAgcacatgagtcatcacaactttCTCCCGCCATGCAGGATTAGCACTATACCAACTTTACCCCGTCATGCGAGTATTATTTCATTCTTTTTCTAGACATAAATGTCAGAATTGGCtcatatcaaattcagaaataaatctgaaTATTCCATGACACACATGTTTAATCCGACATTGGTCAAATTAGCCATGCATGAGTTATCATAACTTTGACTGAACTCAAAATGAATTCTTCTTGATAGATAGTACATAAGAGACATTTCTCAAAACGATCTCTTATTTCtctatcttctttttcttggatcaatatccataaGTACATTTCTTTCAAGCTATCCTTTAAAGAGAATACACTTTGTCATGTGATGgtcttctttctttctgagtCACAAGTAATTAgttgatttttcttttctcccttcaAGAAGGACTACATGCAAATCTTTGTCTAAAAAGACAACAATTAAAActttaagttctattctatatcaccattgggcagaaatagaataattttttacattaattccatatcaccgttgggcagaagcAGAATTAACGTATGGAAAACTCAATAAACTTTAAAACCATATatttgctcctcaaaattaaatcctcccgttggttcgaatttaattagAGGATAATCAACTTTATTGCAGCAGAaactagaaaaatatatttctctAGTTTAAGAGCAGTGCTTTATCTATTCTTTGAAAATGGTCACTTTAATGCAATATTTACCAGAGACTTTAAACTTTAAGCTATGACtcataaaaaattatagtattgttatcatcaacattggtcagaaaataacaataacTTTGACTTTAAACAGCGAAAGCTTTTCTATCTTTTACCCACAGGGAAAAACTTATCTAAGACCTTTTGAACTATACTTTCAGttaaatcttctcgttggttccaACTTAATTGAAAGATAAAACTTTTCTTTGCAGAGAAAAACTTTTTCTCTCTTATGGCATCGGAAaattttactttatttttagaaacaatactttgtactcattttctctctaaacaatttatctcgttggttcaaaattgagTAGACATAAAACTGTACAAAACTTACTCAAAGTAAGTTCTCCAATCAATGCTCGTAAAATTAATTCTCCCTTTTGTTTGAATTAAAATTAAGAGCAACACCTTTAAACTTTGCAGCGGACACTAACTATTCTCTAAAACAAATTATCCCgttggttcaaatttgaatagagAGTCAAAAAATGTATAAACCTCAATCAAGAAATGCTTATGAAATGATAAAACTGAGCTCTGTACTTTACTGTGAATTCGGCCCAGCggccaaaacactatgcaatctCTCGGGCCGAGCAGCCCGCCACGACAGCCCAGCAGGCAGACAGCCTGCCCGCGCGCACGCGGTACCCCGCGACCCAGGCTGCAACCTCGGCCTGGGCCGGGAAAATGGCCCCCGCGCGACGCCCTCCTGGGCCAAAAACTCCAGCCCACCAAAGGCTCGGTGAACGCCAACCGTCGATCTTGATCGGATGGCCATCCGCAGCTCTCGGCGGAACAAAACCGCCTGGCGGCTGACGCTCCACCCCGTGAACCCTAGCTCATTCTACTTTGTCCCCTTTCTCTGTCTCAAACGGACGCGGCggagggtggcggcgccgccgcggctccctCGCCAGCGCGCCTCCAGGTCCGGCCACCGGCTCCATGGCCGGCGACCCGAGCCCCTTTTCTCTTTGCTCCTTTCCACAGCTTTCTCTGCGCCGCACCGAGCGAAGCGGCGGTGGCCGAGGCCGCCCGTGGCGCCGTGAGGAGAGTGGCTGCGCCACAACCGAGCCGGCAGCACCCGAGCCTTCTTTTCCCTCCCCTTCTTTCTCTTCTCACAGAGGCGAGCACGGTGTGGCGTCCGCCCATGGCGGCCAGAGGGgcgtcagcgccgccgcgatGCCTCTCGCCGGTGCTCGCGTTCACCCGTGGGTGAGCGCGCCACCATCGAGCAACCGTGCAGTGGTGCTTGAGCCCGAGTCCTCACAACTGCAATGTGGTGTCGAGGTCTGGTTTCTTCGATTCAGGATCGAAACTTttactttctttctttctttctttgattCACGTCGAGATGATGCATTTCTATCGAATCCGTCACCAccatctagggttagggttcttgAACATTGACTTTTTCGATCCGAGACCGATGTGGATTCTTTTTGTTCTCTGTTTCTTTCGATCCGAGTTAGGATCCATCCCAAAATTCGATCTACTTCACTAGATCAGCTCTGGTACCATTGTTAGATCAATTGGATCGACTAGGATGTAGATTAATAGGTTAGACATACTTTCTATGGGACCTCTGAGACCTCCATGACACGTTGTCATTGAGgtacgcaggggcggcggcgtagcATGGCGTAGTCGATGGCGGCGTGGTGCAGTAACCGGCACCAGTGGAGCTTCCCGCCGCTTCAGCACATCCCctgatcggctagggtttctgTTGATGGGGCAAAGGGCGAACTTTGGACCACGTGCCACTGACCCCACCTCTTCCTTTTATATGtgtgctgcgcgacgggggcccaccagcctcctacgggctgggcgcccccgatcagggcgtgaGTTAAGGCCTGTTTGGTCCGTTGGGCCCAAACGGTGGAGATCAACACTAACAAGAAAATCCCATTTATAATTTGTTCTGTATTCAATTAACGAAACCGATTGGAAACAACAAGACACTGGGAATGCAAAGTAGTTTGAAGGTTCAGCAATTGAACTTGAACCAGTACATTGTAATTTCAACAACTATCTAACTCCGAATACTTTCAAAAAGACTCTGAATGTCTAAATACCGCAATCAGAAACTATAGCTCACTCTTGAATATCGAAACCAGAAACTATCTCACTCTGAATGCTGCTATTAGAAACTACCACAGCACTTCAACTGACACAATCTCAGACAAATTAACTCAAAGAATGGAAAGCCAAACCGGAGCAGAGTGGTCCGATGGGTATCCCCTGGGGAAGCACCGCTGGACACCACCATCTTGTGTCCACTTGCCGTTGTCACTGCAGGGGTAGCGCGTAGCATATGAaggtaaacgggtaggctacgctagcatcactaccgcatatacccaagatacttgcgagtagaagatcatagatcgttaccactagacgcgcatcgcagcggaagaagtcgtgcgtcgatgtagaggaagtagtcgatcccgtcccacgaaccgagctcctcttacttgatcccagcagccgatcagcacagcagtcgcagcagcgcctccacggagtccacacgtacggggatgaaacgccgggcgtcggtgtgctagcaccgcacgcacggcatgggcggcggccgagagagagagggaggggcggcggctaggaggtggcgcagctctCAGGTCGttgcccccctagcccctccctcgtatatatagggcgtactaatgggcttctatctcataggcccattagtaaccctaatccctcttggatcaatatcctcttgggcctttaaaccgtattgtgatgatgggctcttgggcatatcaccaacaatctcccacttgcactagagacaatcatacaggcaagctttccaacattccaaaccccttaagtgtgtgacccgttaggttcatgtgtaggtggtcgtgatcggaaatcatttccgaatcacaagtcaatagcggcacctagcagggcatagtgactcaaaaatacacataaagatcatatcggccgaaccatagatatactcatacactgatccctttgccacacgataccagtcaagctcaaagcgagatgcgtgccacctttgtgatagctcgaccattctctcgatctaatagtggattctattcataactaacctttagtcatcatgattaactctttaatcactttggcatggccatgcactttcaaatccaactatctcgaggggcccagagatatctctcccgttatctaggaggggcaaattccatcttgatccgctcacatcccattccatgtttcatgacacacctgtaagctgcttttgtaactacccagtcacggagtagcgtttagcagccccaagatgcaccactacacacagtgagaaacaatgacgatctcaggtctaaggatccagtagatataacactcaagaacaactgatggcacatacaaaataacaatcccaacattgtcttggagtgggtcaatccaacaccatgttcaccaacatgtgtccacatcattaatccgatatctccatatccattatccgtgaaacatgatcatcaattaatgcatgtgctagtctcaacgtcgttgttgtcccacacaacgacataaactagggataatttagaatcatatcattgtcaacaaagagtttcacgaacaagtcacatacttgataatcaatgtaaaaaataatcatctatggaacaaataacaattatttatcattacataaacatactcatgacacaaaaatctcccacgcacactagaatcactgatgtaaatatctaatacccatagatctcatgtgcgcctcatgctttggttgtgggagaggcttcgtcaacggatcggcaacgtttgaatccgtgtgcaccttgcaaaccttcacatcacctctctcaacaaagttacggatgaggtgatacttccgcagtatatgtctggacttcttagttgttctaggctcctttgctagtgcaacggcaccactattatcacaatagaggtccactggactggacgcactaggaacaacacccaagtcagaaacaaactttctgatccaaacagcttcttttgcagctttggaagctgcaatatactcggcttctgtcgtcgaatcagccaccgtatcttgcttggaactcttccagctcactgccccaccattgaggcagaaaacaaaaccggattgcgatttggagtcatctttgtctgtttgaaaactagcatcggtgtaaccctttacaaggagctcatcttcgcctccaaatattaggaacatatccttagttcttctcaagtacttaaggatactctttacaattgtccagtgagcttcaccgaaatctgactgatacctgctcgtaacacttagagcaaaggaaacatctgggcgcgtgcaaagcatatcATACATGATcaaccctatggctgaagcataaggaatcatactcatcctcttttgctcatcaggtgtcatagcacactgactcttgcttagagcaatgccatgtgacattggcaagaaacctttcttggaatcttgcatattgaaccgattcaatatcttgtcaatgtacgtgtcttggcttaatccaattagcctttttgatctatctctatagatcctaatacccagaatgtaagccgcctctcctaaatccttcatcaaaAAACAccttttcaatgaggttttaacggcttcaagcattggaatatcatttccgatcaataatatgtcatccacatataggaccagaaacacaagtgcgctcccactagcctttttgtaaacacaaggctcatcttcattcttgatgaaaccaaaccctttgactacttcatcaaaacgaatattccaactccgagatgcttgcttcaaccctctgaagcttacatattttcccagcatttttaggatcgacaaaaccttcaggctgtgtcatatacacatcctcacttagatgtccattaaggaaagcggttttggcatccatttgccatatctcatagtcataatatgcggcaattgctaggagaatccgaacagactttagcattgtgacgggcgaaaaggtttcctcatagtcaacaccttgaatttgtcggaaacctttcgccaccaatcatgccttatagatgtgaacatttccatccatgtctaattttttcttaaaaatccacttacagtcgacaggtctcacactgtcaatttgatcgaccaagttccaaacttgattatcatgcatggattttaactcggattccatggcttcaagccatttgtcggagtcgggtcccatcattgcttctttgtaggtcaagggctcatcattttccatcaataatatgtggcgctcctccgtaataaggaggttgagcttgtcagtagcgcgatgtacccttatagaccttcgtaaTAATatgtggcgctcctccgtaataaggaggttgagcttgtcagtagcgcgatgtacccttatagaccttcgtggggctggtgcctcaactacgggttgtgcaacatcttgcacatcccgtggatgttCAGTGGTTGCTGAAACAgattcgggtgtttcctgaatttcttcaagttgcaccttgctcccactaaatccttttgagagaaactccttttctaagaaaacaccattgcgagcgacaaacactttgtcttccgccttattgtaaaaataatatcctttggtttccctagaataccccacaaagaagcatttgtctgactttggagtgagcttatctgacatcaaacgtttgacataagcctcacatccccaaactttgagaatagataatccgggacgcttcccagtccatatctcatatggtgtcttctcaacagacttacttggaaccctattcagtgtgaacgcagcagtttcaagagcgtaaccccaaaatgacaatggaagatcagcttggctcatcatggacctaaccatgtccaacaaggttcggttcctccgttcggataccccattccattgaggtgtTCCGGGCgaagttagctgcggaataattccacattgcttcaaatgatcaccaaattcaaggctcaaatattctcctccacgatcagatcgcagaaatttaattgtcttgcctaattgattttgtacttcattctgaaattctttgaacttttcaaacgattcagacttgtgcctcattaagtagatatagccatatctactaaagtcatcagtgaaagtaatgaagtactgaaaaccacctctggctattgagctcattggtccacatacatcggtatgtacaagtcccaacaagtcactcgccctctcactatgaccagtgaaaggcgctttggtcatctttccaagcaaacaagactcacatgtgtcaaatgatttaaaatcaaatgagcttaacaatccatctttatggagttgttcaatgcgtttctcatttatatgacctaagcgacaatgccaaataaaagtgggattcaaatcatttggtctaagcctcttagtattaatgttacagacagatttatcctcaagatcaagaacatataatccattcaccaatggacaatgagcataaaaaataccattgcaaaagatagaacaacgtttgttctctattacaatcttaaaatcaccaacttcttccaaacatgaagaagaaataatgttcttgctcaaagcaggaatgcaataacaattatttaattccaaaactaatccggagggtagagacaagtggtaggtgccgaccgccaacaccgcaacctttgcgccattgtcgacacgaacgtccaactcgcctcttgcaaatcttctagtctcacttagaccctgcaacgatttgcaagtgtgaatcatcgatccagtatcaaatacccatgattcactagaagataatgcaatatttatttctataacatttatacctgaagtggaagtctcacttcccttcttcttcttcttttcttccaagtacttcttgcagttcctagaccaatgtcccttttcatgacagtggaagcattcatcttcagaagtagggctagatttggccttaggtgctggctttagcttagagcccgaggactcaccaccggaactcttttccttgcctttacctttgggattaggaggcgtccaacacttactctttttgttccccttctgaatcatcatcacatgattgggattcttcttaatgctctcctctgctgtctttagcatcccatgcaactcactcaatgttttatccaagccattcatctgaaagttcatgataaaaggctcatagctcgccgggagcgactggagaataacatcagtagccaagtcttggtgaagttcagaaccaagtctgtccaaagtctcaatgtaaccaatcattttgatcacatgaggactgactgggctaccttctgccagcttgcacgcaaacaaggactttgagatattgaacctctcagtcctgacttggttctgaaacatcccacgcagcccctcgatcatggtatgagcatccgcatgctcatactgcttctgcagatcaggggacatggtggcgagcatcagacagctgacatcaagtgagtcattgcagtgcttctcataagctctgcgatcagcagcagttgcattgtccgGGAGATCAttaggatatggctgctcaagaacatactcctttttctcttgcctgagaacaattctcaggttgcggtaccaatcaataaagtttgttccattcaacttttctttctcaagaacagaacgcaaattgaaagcggaattgttactggcagacatgatctataacattaaagtaaagcaagatttcagcactaagtttatgtaaagactttcattaattgatttaacaaaagacaacctactatatcaaagtcatcttccctctaatgacatatagtggttcaagatccataatcactaaaattctagtgagctttagcatcacggctagaaaagtagtgatacaggtaagtaacaaattactaaacacatctctatgcgactcttgtttgttgggtggcatccaatgccccggccccaaccctatgccttaaagcccaaaactgttttgatagctttgctgagtaaaccaatactatgcttgtgaatgtccgacatccaccatatacaaaagtgatagctgagggtactctacttttgtaaacctaccacacaacgatcaaaatttataggtgcagctattggtaaaaggcatcaaaactcaaccttttctgagggaagctattctatcatgattaaagcatccaccatatgtaaaagcatgaaagaatagtatgacaggaaaataaacatcacaagcatataatcatattatattgtgaatagtatggcctcttgcatcacaatgggctccatcgccatggctccaaggtgacctccattgccatccgtcctgtcttgtggtgatcatcatcgccatcatgattgaagcctccatgaaaagatactaagctactacatctaatagctagtgaaataattacatgaggattcaaacatcacaagtcgacacgcaggtcgttatacaataatggtgcaacctcaacccggttgtgttaacttgcgacacgcaggccgcacaaatcatcacatacatcatcacatgacattgaggccataccattcacatcacaccttgcaaaaacaagttaagcgtacgacgtgttctaccaaagtagcgcttaggaagccgctacaacgagaaagcaacggcggtccctATGAAATCCCTAACGGAATTACACatatcgcatctatggaatccctatgaaaatctcatcagagtgatcgcatcacctcaaatccgagccattcataatgcctcaattttcactaggtcaatcacattgaccgtgcaaactttgcacttgagaagactgcatctacacatgacctcgatATGTTGGTCCAATCTGCTGacttatgcacacagttagtcctgatggtgattccagccggtagggacatgtcgtatgcataacagacaaagaacacaaactaatcttttgtcacatgccgcgcaatcaactcgctccagttttaaccccttatgaccaattgatctaatcaaaccgtgcaaaagtaatagatccaatctactacaacaacatatcacctatatgcaaatgatccagaccaaaaactacgcaagatggctctggtaccactgaaGGTAAATGGGTAGGCTAcactagcatcactaccgcatatacccaagatacttgcgagtagaagatcatagatcgttaccactagacgcgcagcgcagcggaagaagtcgcgcgtcgatgtagaggaagtagtcgatcccgtcccacgaaccgagctcctcttacttgatcccagcagccgatcagcgcagcagtcgcagcagcgcccccacggagtccacacgtacggggatgaaacgccgggcgtcggtgtgctagcaccgcacgcacggcatgggcggcggccgagagagagggaggggcggtggctaggaggtggcgcagctctCAGGTCGttgcccccctagcccctcccttgtatatatagggcgtactagtgggcttctatctcataggcccattagtaaccctaatctctcttggatcaatatcctcttgggcctttaaaccgtattgtgatgatgggctcttgggcatatcaccaacagcaTAGCCGTGGCGGAAGTAGATCTCTGCGTTGTCATACTGATCTCCGTCATCCAAGAAGTAGATGGCAGCCTCGGAGCCTGGGTACTGATCCACCTCGTAGGACCTGGAGCAGCCATGCCCGACGAACAGCATTCGGCCATCCAACGTGTCCAGCTCCCTCCATGCCCAGGGGTACTCCTCAATGGGGAAGTTCGGGTTCGGGCACGCGTCCGCTCTCTTCCGCTCCATCTCCCGGAACACCTTGAACCCACACGTTCCCCGCTGAAGAGGGTGGGGCGTGAACCTCACGAGCATGCGCAGCTCCTCCCGGGACACGACGAGGTAGCGAGCGCGGATGTGgaggtcgtcgccggcgagggctGGAACGAACCGGCTGAGTATCCAGCCACCATCCAGGGCCAGGCGCTGGCCATTCATGATAGGCTTGAAGGCGCACACGTGGTCGCCTCTAGTCAGGAAATTGAACTTGTCGTTGTGCAGCACGACGTCGGTGATCTTGGTTTCATCGACACCGTTCTCCTCCGCTAGCACCTCAACGACCTCGTATCCGCTCCGTTCGCTCATGGGCCACACGACAACTCCAGGCCGTGTCTGTACTCTGTAGGTGGGCGAAACCAGGCCCCGGCCCCGTCCACCAGCATGTCGCGACCGCCGCGCCGAAGCAATCCTGGTGGTCGGCGCGCTCCGAACAGCTATAGCCTGCTATAACCTATAACCTTTAAGAGAGTAGAAAACTAGAGTATCCATCTCTTAGCTCTAAATGGCTAAATCCGCTAATAGCCGGCTATAACCTGCTATAGCCactaaattatgaattatttaGTCAGCTAAATCATATAattagtatttatttattattagttCAGTAATGAACTTCATCATTTACAAAACTTAGTATTTCATCAACGACGTAACGAGGGAAATGAAGCCCAAGCCGGTCAATGaaattttcttgatttcatatttatatgcaaaattactcATAGATTTATGTATGGTATTGAAATAGAAATGCATAATTGTGAGAAGTTTCTAGAAGATTAGAGAGCATGCATGAACCATAGTTACCGTGTTTCATGGTGAAATATggaatactctagaaattagatatttgtatgatTAGATAAGCATGAGGAAAATTCTAAAGCATTGTGTAGAAGATGGACACGTGGTAAAACCATATGAGCCACAaagtcctataaataggggtgctcCTCTCCCCCTCTTGCCATACCACGACATAAAGGTCTCAAGTAGAGGATGACAAGGTTGCCATGTAGTGTAGTAGTGTCATGGTAGGGTAGCGATATAAAGAGTGCAAGAGTATTGTGTTGTACTAAGTTATGGTGAATAAAGAGTTGATTTACCATATAGTTTGGTCTCTTGTATTAGTGTCTAGGTGAAGGTGGTAGGGGCGCCGATTTCTCAACACATGATATTTACATAACCGCTAAATGAATTAGCTaagctatagcccgctatagtcTTTCTTAACCTCTACAAACACCAACCGCTAAATGACTTAGCTCAATGACTTAGCTCGCTATTTTAAACACTGGGTAGTGGACGTACATGAGGCCAGCCGCCCTGGGGGCATCGGCGCGGAGCGCTGCGAAGGGAAGGTCACGCGGATGCGAAGGGCGGGTGCTCGCGCGCAACAGCTGGGTATGGTATGGCTGGCGGAAGTGGAAGAATAGCCAGCGGTCGTCCTGGGGGCTGAAGCAGCGCGCGCCGGGCGGGATGT
Proteins encoded:
- the LOC120669406 gene encoding uncharacterized protein LOC120669406, whose translation is MSERSGYEVVEVLAEENGVDETKITDVVLHNDKFNFLTRGDHVCAFKPIMNGQRLALDGGWILSRFVPALAGDDLHIRARYLVVSREELRMLVRFTPHPLQRGTCGFKVFREMERKRADACPNPNFPIEEYPWAWRELDTLDGRMLFVGHGCSRSYEVDQYPGSEAAIYFLDDGDQYDNAEIYFRHGYAVVSNSSIQSEIVSGFDIQE